In Rosa chinensis cultivar Old Blush chromosome 1, RchiOBHm-V2, whole genome shotgun sequence, a genomic segment contains:
- the LOC112186398 gene encoding uncharacterized protein LOC112186398, whose product MSANGGNKLIVVWDPDHWVPSDKTVSKKFTSEIGITIRGYAPVCYGGWSKIKPDTKRKLREKLETLFEVDLHHPKVLAYVDGIMATAYTQFKWRLHNHYKENGTYERARAKLPDPDLWNSRPLEHWHWLCDNLYSNEGYMEVCATNAQNRDKQESTHRGGAMPFIQHALQAAKEAGQPVSFINNYENMYQDAEHKWVSEAKRVRHEKMKQKREDIKAKLIEEAPEGTPIESIEVALNDEIAIMVEECGRKGGKVQGLGAFPRLDISSSSSSMPINSEWNEMKGNLQKLTSTVSCLESENAKLKSMLRAIFSKLNGSDDINCDADDSSAQETDGIEGIDHDFSND is encoded by the exons ATGTCAGCAAATGGAGGGAATAAATTGATTGTGGTTTGGGATCCAGATCATTGGGTTCCTAGTGATAAGACAGTTAGTAAAAAGTTCACTTCTGAAATTGGAATTACTATTCGAGGTTATGCTCCAGTATGTTATGGAGGGTGGTCTAAGATAAAGCCTGATACTAAGAGGAAATTGAGGGAGAAGTTGGAG ACCCTTTTTGAGGTTGATCTCCATCATCCAAAAGTTCTTGCATATGTTGATGGAATAATGGCTACAGCATACACTCAGTTTAAATGGAGATTGCATAATCACTACAAGGAGAATGGAACATATGAACGGGCACGAGCCAAGTTACCTGACCCAGACCTTTGGAATAGTAGACCTCTAGAGCATTGGCATTGGTTGTGCGATAATCTTTATAGCAATGAGGGATATATG GAGGTCTGTGCTACTAATGCTCAAAACCGAGATAAACAGGAAAGTACCCATCGGGGTGGTGCAATGCCATTTATTCAGCATGCTTTGCAAGCAGCAAAG GAAGCTGGTCAGCCTGTATCATTTATAAACAATTATGAAAACATGTATCAGGATGCAGAGCATAAGTGGGTTAGTGAAGCTAAACGAGTGAGACAT GAGAAAATGAAGCAGAAGAGGGAAGATATCAAGGCAAAGCTCATTGAAGAGGCACCAGAAGGTACTCCTATTGAATCAATAGAAGTGGCTTTGAATGACGAGATTGCAATTATGGTTGAGGAGTGTGGGAGAAAAGGTGGCAAGGTTCAAGGTTTAGGTGCTTTCCCTCGCTTGGATatctcgtcttcttcttcttcaatgccAATAAATTCTGAGTGGAATGAGATGAAAGGTAATCTACAAAAGCTTACATCCACTGTAAGTTGCTTGGAATCTGAGAATGCAAAGTTGAAATCTATGTTGAGAGCAATATTTAGCAAATTGAATGGGAGTGATGACATTAATTGTGATGCTGATGATAGCTCTGCTCAAGAAACTGATGGTATTGAAGGAATTGATCATGACTTCTCTAATGACTAG